From a single Eretmochelys imbricata isolate rEreImb1 chromosome 13, rEreImb1.hap1, whole genome shotgun sequence genomic region:
- the LOC144273809 gene encoding LOW QUALITY PROTEIN: perilipin-3-like (The sequence of the model RefSeq protein was modified relative to this genomic sequence to represent the inferred CDS: deleted 2 bases in 1 codon), with the protein MALLLVTLLRRSHYHKHVSGLTRQCLKTKATVADTLESREHAQQNVVSRVANLPLVSSACDLVSMAYTSTKESHPHIRSLCDVAAKGVKTMTEATINCAQPVPTKLEPQIAAANEFACKGLDKLEEKLPILQQLTDKVLLDAKELETGTRDAMNSRVTEVLDKTMQAAKSAVTSGMSTVMGSRVGPVTVSGAEAMQGKSVDLVDHSLPITDAELAKLATSVKGFEVASVEQQQKYFVRLGSLATELRQHTYLQSVSKVRLLHQSMQENLSQIQHTIDLTETVKQSVGKKLHKGQQKLHQLWLEWTKKELAVIDNGSAQPEQVDTLVLVMSWRITQQLQTICLNLVILVQGLSTSVQDKMQQAHHNLQEVHAAFSKANSFQDLSTSILTCSKQKLLKAQEYVDELFEYVVHKAHLSWLVGPFTLCGRTSSELQYQEDCRAEID; encoded by the exons ATGGCGTTGCTACTTGTAACATTGCTACGCAGAAGCCATTACCATAAACATGTTAG TGGTCTGACTAGACAATGTCTGAAAACAAAAGCCACTGTTGCTGACACCCTAGAGAGCAGGGAACATGCACAGCAG AATGTGGTGAGCAGGGTGGCCAACTTGCCTTTAGTCAGCTCTGCCTGTGATCTGGTTTCAATGGCCTACACCTCTACCAAAGAGAGCCACCCCCATATCAGATCTCTGTGTGATGTGGCAGCTAAAGGAGTGAAGACTATGACTGAAGCTACAATCAACTGTGCACAGCCAGTTCCGACTAAACTTGAACCTCAGA TTGCAGCAGCAAATGAATTTGCCTGCAAAGGACTGGATAAGCTGGAGGAGAAGCTGCCAATCCTTCAACAGCTAACTGATAAG GTTCTTTTGGATGCCAAAGAGCTGGAGACAGGTACCAGGGATGCCATGAACAGCAGAGTGACTGAGGTGCTGGACAAGACCATGCAGGCAGCAAAATCAGCAGTAACCAGTGGCATGAGCACAGTCATGGGCTCCAGAGTGGGGCCTGTGACTGTGAGTGGAGCAGAAGCCATGCAGGGGAAATCGGTAGACCTGGTGGATCACTCCCTCCCCATCACAGATGCTGAACTAG CTAAACTAGCAACATCTGTGAAGGGGTTTGAGGTGGCTTCTGTGGAACAGCAGCAGAAGTACTTTGTGCGTCTGGGGTCTCTGGCCACTGAACTCCGCCAGCACACTTACCTGCAGTCTGTGAGCAAAGTGAGACTGCTCCATCAGAGTATGCAGGAGAACCTCTCTCAGATCCAGCACACCATTGATCTG ACTGAGACTGTCAAGCAGAGTGTGGGTAAGAAACTACACAAGGGTCAGCAGAAGCTGCACCAGTTG TGGCTGGAGTGGACTAAGAAGGAGCTTGCAGTAATTGACAATGGTTCTGCGCAGCCAGAG CAGGTAGATACCCTTGTTCTGGTCATGTCTTGGAGAATCACCCAGCAGCTGCAGACCATATGCTTGAACCTAGTGATTCTAGTCCAAGGCCTTTCTACCAGTGTTCAGGACAAGATGCAGCAGGCTCATCACAATCTGCAAGAGGTCCATGCTGCCTTCTCCAAGGCCAACTCCTTCCAGGACCTGTCCACCAGTATCCTGACCTGCAGCAAGCAGAAGCTGCTCAAGGCCCAGGAGTATGTGGATGAACTATTTGAATATGTGGTGCATAAGGCTCACCTGTCCTGGCTAGTGGGACCCTTTACCCTCTGTGGCAGAACCTCTTCAGAATTGCAGTACCAGGAAGATTGTAGGGCAGAGATAGATTAG